From the Bacillus sp. SM2101 genome, one window contains:
- a CDS encoding MBL fold metallo-hydrolase: MTVKATVLSENTVFSNLGAIAEHGWSIFLESDHGNYLFDTGQGKALLNNARVFKKDLSTIQGIIVSHHHIDHTGGLMDAVKVVDSKCIDVYAHPEIFKDSYLIRPDYKHIGIPFSRSALESHGANFKFNRKFTEIVPNIYLSGEVPRLTDFEFGDTDIVLKSNDGYIKDEVMDDQSIIIKTPKGLFIILGCSHAGIINILNYAIEKTGENRIHTVIGGTHLWPVSEEQKEMSIQALKELNIERLGVSHCTGLEISLRLSQEFSGKFFHCNVGTVVSV, translated from the coding sequence ATGACTGTGAAGGCTACAGTTCTATCAGAAAACACCGTATTTAGCAATTTGGGGGCTATTGCAGAGCATGGCTGGTCTATATTTTTAGAAAGCGATCATGGAAATTATTTATTTGATACAGGTCAAGGTAAGGCGCTCCTCAATAATGCAAGAGTATTTAAAAAAGATTTATCTACCATCCAAGGAATTATTGTAAGCCATCATCACATCGATCACACTGGTGGACTTATGGATGCTGTAAAAGTAGTTGATTCCAAATGTATTGACGTATATGCACATCCTGAGATTTTCAAAGATAGCTATCTAATTCGACCAGACTATAAACACATAGGAATTCCCTTTTCAAGGTCTGCACTTGAAAGTCATGGTGCTAATTTTAAGTTTAATAGGAAATTTACCGAAATCGTTCCTAATATTTATCTATCAGGTGAAGTTCCTCGATTAACAGATTTTGAATTCGGCGATACCGATATTGTCTTAAAATCTAATGATGGATATATAAAAGATGAGGTGATGGATGACCAATCTATCATTATAAAAACACCAAAGGGTTTATTTATCATTTTAGGCTGTTCCCATGCTGGAATCATTAATATTCTCAACTATGCAATTGAAAAAACTGGTGAAAATAGAATACATACAGTTATTGGTGGTACCCATTTATGGCCTGTAAGCGAAGAACAGAAAGAGATGAGTATTCAGGCTTTAAAAGAATTAAATATAGAGCGTCTAGGAGTCTCACATTGTACTGGTTTAGAAATTAGTTTGAGACTTTCTCAAGAATTTAGTGGGAAATTCTTTCATTGTAATGTTGGTACTGTTGTATCAGTATAA